AGACACAGCACAGCAGAGCGGGCCATCACTTCTTTCTAAGTAAAGAGTCAACTGACATCATCAAAAGCATTGATATACAAGCTATATTCCTTCCATACATAagacaaattaattttatatccAGCAACGCTATATGCCATCTGAATGTTCTCTTTTGCTACTGAATATAAATTGTTTCTTGCGATGTGTTTTAATCAAGTACCAAACGCTCATTATCCTCTGAAACTGAACTAACTATTTCAAACCTAATCGGAATGCTTACATTGGACAAGCCCAATCATTTGGACCAAAGAGACCAGTAGGAGCACCACTGGGCTGCTTCCCCGGGGCCCCACCATCAGCGCCTCCACCTCGACCCCTTCCACGACCAGCACCCATGCTGCCACCAGATGCACCAGCTGGTCTAGCAGTTCCACAGCGGTTACAAACCCCACGGAATGCAAAATTCACATTTGTACAACTGCCAATGAAAGAGTATGAGAACACTACTGCtagaaactataaaatatataaaaactagCAAATTAACGGAAACAAGAGCTAGATGAAGCTCCTCACCGATATCACATCACAGACCTTGTATTAGGGCACATCCAGTCACCATCTTGCTGCCATGGCTTTGCCGAAGAATCAGCCTGACCCCTCCCCCTTCCAGCACCTCCATTTGTTTCCTCAGCACCTCCATCGAATTCAACAAACTCAACTGCATCACCAGCATTTTTATTCTTCGACTCGGCCATAAAAACTCCAATGGTGTTTCCATGAAAATCTTTGTTATTGAACCATTCAACAGCAGCCAAAGCAGCATGCGGATCCTCATAGGTAACAGTAGCATCTCCCTTGGGCTCATCAGTTTCTTTATCCCGGTACAGCCATACCTTAGGAGTACCAGTTCGTTTGTCTCTCTAAAAGCAatgtagaaaaaaatgtaagaaactCGAAAATCTAGTGACCTATAAAAGATTGCAATGACGtcaaaacaaaagcaacaaTTAGTACCTGGCCAATACCATACCTTAAGCAACCCAATGGTCCCAAAATAGTCAGCCAACATATTCTCGTCAGTTCCTAAGGGGAGATTTGAAACGTAGACTGATCCATTAGTAGGATATCCAGCCATCGTAAtccaatttcatcaaaaagaaAGCCGCCAAGAATCTGTAAATGACAATACCAAAACTTCACTTAGCCAACATTGAAACCTCGCTAAGAAATAACATCGAGACATTGAAACCCCAAAGTTTTGAGCTCAAAAACCatgagaacaaaaagaagattcgAAATCTGACCAACGAGATAGGGAAACATAGAAGAGCGAGATAGATAGAAATCTGACCAGCGATGAGGATTCAGCGGCGAAGGAGAGGTCGTCGGACTAGGGTTTCTTTCTAAAGTGCGtcgagtgagagagagagagagagatcttgCGAATAAAGATTTTCTTAAGGGTAACCTCGATAGTcgattgtttgtttggtgGTTATATTTGCAATTTCATATAACTTTCCCCCttaaattgtaattttgtttttttatttttttcgtgGTTAAggaattctttttttgggtgcaAATTGAGGAATtattaatttacaaattaGATGAGTACCCGCACTACGTGCGGGTTTACGTATTACTATTTActaattgttttatataatgtctgtttatataaagtaaagttgaatgcataggttttgaaacataaatatgttttgtaattgtttttgaaaagtccAACTATATTAGTTCATCTGAAAAACGAATGTGCTtgagttgttttttattgttgttttagattcttagtttttttttgaatttatatatccttgcttttttagttatatgtaTAGATTGTGAGACagtgaaattttagaaaaattatttcttacactaaaaatataacatgtcttTATTAATCATGTCTTTGCATATTCAATCTAAGCATATTCAACTCGATATTCTTAGAAAGTTTAGTTAAGTTCTTGTCATAATCTTATATCTTACGTATTAGTTATAAGGATAGCTCCTCAAATATCTTTCAAATTACCTGTTTTCTTAGCATAAATATCGAAAagcttagatatatttaatctgcatattcatttagtttctttcataataaTCGTCTAATTTTTAGGCCAGGAATATGTGTaacatgtttggattttatcaTCACTTTAGCCACTTAAGTGGATCTCAAAATTAAAGaggatatattgaattaaaaatgtagaaagagtgatggttcaagttctcattaattatattctcctattttagttgttatgttgaattaattactaattatgtattacttattttatgaagTCTAGGTGGCAAGCTCTCATGTGCTTATGTGTCAAGTTGTGGGAGAGAGTTAGtcttctttcatatatatgatttgtgtttcaaTGTTGAATCTATTTATAGCCAATAATATCTAATACTACTAATATTATACTACCAAAGTATTggtcaataaaaaaaaatacatttgcATCTAACATATATTgactaaattaataattaaaaaagtattgaCTCATACTacagtaaaatatttatataatgcTATCTATTTTGTAAAGTTACTAGCATAAGCttgtcattttttaaaatctgtcACTACTAATTTTACTATGACTAGGTAATCACCCGCGCTACGCTGCggtatttttaaattttttgtatcgtttaatttaaatataatttttaattatctaatcatttacttatataataagtaattattcttaatattaaaatatattttttctaacaacattCTCAACAATGCATTATACACACAATTCCTAAACAATGTTCgtcttaaactaattaaatagaAGGTAATATTGGGATTCTCGAAAcctaagaatttgatgattaaacTTCTTACATACTCTTCACCCTCGGcgatttattatatagatatataacaaTATGCAAACTATTCAAACTATTAATTAATCCATGACTACTATACACTCATAATTTGAGTTAagattacagaaaaaaatcttttgagtatgagaaaatcaatcaaattattttattgaaaaacatttaataacaaaataaatttagtattagtacaattaaatatgtaaaattaaataataaatacatcattaatctataaattaaaagttgaagagcttacattaattattcaGTGGATACATGGCAAATGttaaagtgatgatgtgtcaatcatatggagagagttggctaactttcatatatataattagtagaTTAAAAACTCACTAAAGAATAGAACAAGTTTTCTTGTAATGAGTTTTCAGAGAAAAATCTTATTGCTGTAATTGACAAACCAGTGCAAATGGTTGACGtaattgaagaaattaaaagagtTGAATAAACattcaatcaattttttactatttaagtTGAAATAGTTGAAAAAATGATTCAATTGCACTCCTAACCCATTtaaataaaacccaaaaaaaactttatattagtAAAtctcattaaaataaaattcttacTACGTTTTGGTAATATATTCACATcttatcataaataaaaaatgttatataagATGAcactaataaaaacaaatttggtatCAGATCATTATGTGTATTGGGAGTTATCAAAGGATCTCTTCACCCAAACGAAAAGTTTGGCGCCTCCGAGATTTAACagatcaaaaatattaaactgCCATCcaagttttagattttgtggcTAAAGTTGAGGATGAAGCAACtatccatttaaaaaaaaaaaaaaagcaactATCCATTCCACTACCGAGCGTACTTCCCAAAAAGAAGTAGATATATGGCAAGGTTCTCAAGGATGAACCTAAAAGGATGGATGAGTAGTTGGACATAcacaatatgtttttttttttgtggattaACCATGACATAGTTAACTATGATACATTTAAACATGAACTAATTAAGGAAAATTCCGTGCAAGGTTTAGTTGCCCCATAACTAAAAGCCCTCCAAACTCTTATAAAGAGCATGTCCAACGTTggtgaaaaaataaattctaaGATTCAAAGGTGAAAACAACAGCTAACTggcatatatatgtatgactGTTTGTCttggaaataaaagaaattttgattttaaatgctATAATCAATTTATAGACAAAATTAGCTAAATGATGAATATGGTCGTTAAAGATTTTGGACCCAAAGTTTGAATGTGCACTGTTTGATCCTCATTCACTCTTGCTTAATAGCCATCAATTCATTTTGTGAATATAAGCAAAAAAGCCACTTGAGctcttgagaagaagaagtcgtGGTTCGGTTAATCAGGAGACAGCCGAGATAAAGAAAGTCTTCATGAGATTTAATGTGATGGTTAATTACGTAATGAAAGGGTGGCTGATAATTGTTCATGGCTGTTGCATCATGTCATGATCACTTGACATGTTTATTCTAAAGATTTCTTGTTCCATCACTTTTCATTTAGACTTATCAAGTACGTACGTAGTGATAAACTTAATTTGTAATATCTTTTCTCATGTTACAAACTCGGACTTCTGTCGTCCATGAGCctgatatatatttgatgaCCAAGGCTTAGGATGTTGAACTGATCCAATCTTCATTCTCGGAGGTTTTGCTATGTGTTCTTCGTCCAGCTCATTGTTAATTACACCGAGATTGACATAATGACATGATTCAAAAATGGGaacgttgttgttgttgttgtttctttttcaatttgcatatatatattacagaGTTACAAAGATGAGAAATATCTTAAAACCTATTCTATTAGAGAACGTACGGTGTGTTCATAATGACAATGAACATTTTTGTCTACGTAGatatatttactttgtttttttcttcattttcaattATCTTTGTAACGTTCTCTCTCAAATTAGCTGGAACAACGATCTACAATGACGTGTATCTAATAATCAATCCTAAATATATGAACCAAACTAAACTAGAAATGAAATGTCTCCAAATAgactatattatatatacgtACTGAACGAAATCACAATTAGTTCACAGCTAAATGCGACTGTTAttatattaatacaagatccTATTTTAGGGTTAGACTGTCTTTTTCAACATATCTCTTAGAGTctttatgtaataaaaattacaGAGAAATGAGCGGAAGTTGtcagtaaaaaaacaaaagaaactgtCAAAAAAAGACAGTAAGATCTCCACTAAAACTGGGTTTgaagaacatgaaaaaaataccaaaaccaCTTCACCTATTCATAAGCTAAGATAAATCTAAAACAGCTAATATCACAATCGATTCCTAATAATAGATAACGAAAATTCTTATATTTAAGGAGCTCACAAGCTCTTCAGTTTTGGATCATAAGCTCACTAGTTCTTGTTTgaataacaaagcaaaagGCAATAATACTAACAATCAATAAGTgaagaataaataataatgGCTGGAGGAGCCTTTGTATCagaaggtggtggtggaggaaaCAGCTATGAAGGCGGAGTCACCGTCTTTGTCATCATGACATGTATTGTGGCCGCTATGGGAGGTCTCCTCTTTGGTTATGACCTCGGTATCTCAGGTTCGTAAATTCCACATTcgcctttttcttcttcgggtTGAGTTATTTTGGTTCGCTTTCGCTGTCCACTCTAGCTTCGGGGAATGTAACGTGACTTCTTTTGTTGTATAGGTGGAGTGACATCTATGGAGGAGTTTCTGAGCAAGTTTTTCCCGGAGGTGGATAAGCAAATGCACGAAGCAAGGCGCGAGACTGCTTACTGCAAATTCGATAACCAATTGCTACAGTTGTTCACTTCCTCACTCTACCTCGCGGCACTCGCGTCTTCCTTTGTAGCTTCGGCTGTCACAAGGAAGTACGGACGCAAAATCTCCATGTTTGTTGGAGGGGTTGCTTTCCTCATAGGTTCTCTATTCAACGCATTTGCTACCAATGTCGCAATGCTCATCGTTGGTAGATTGTTGCTCGGAGTCGGTGTTGGATTTGCCAATCAGGTGAGTCAACAACTCAACATGGTCATGGTGTGTTTATTATGTGGTTTAGCTCAAGACATTCTGGTTCTGGACTCGGTTTGGTTCaaaaatttctcaatttttcaGAGTGGTTCCAATTTCCAAACTAGAATCAACTTACATCTAAGGTTCagttttaaaatacaaataaataattaatactatCAAAATTTAGTTGcggtttattttggtttattcgTTGCTGTTTGGTTGCACGATATTTGATTTGTTAgctataaaaatattgttagcGCTTAGTATGAAATAAAGTAAGGTATATTTGGTTT
This sequence is a window from Arabidopsis thaliana chromosome 1 sequence. Protein-coding genes within it:
- the TAF15 gene encoding TBP-associated factor 15 (TBP-associated factor 15 (TAF15); FUNCTIONS IN: RNA binding, nucleotide binding, zinc ion binding, nucleic acid binding; INVOLVED IN: biological_process unknown; LOCATED IN: intracellular; EXPRESSED IN: 22 plant structures; EXPRESSED DURING: 9 growth stages; CONTAINS InterPro DOMAIN/s: RNA recognition motif, RNP-1 (InterPro:IPR000504), Nucleotide-binding, alpha-beta plait (InterPro:IPR012677), Zinc finger, RanBP2-type (InterPro:IPR001876); BEST Arabidopsis thaliana protein match is: TBP-associated factor 15B (TAIR:AT5G58470.2); Has 11021 Blast hits to 6677 proteins in 384 species: Archae - 8; Bacteria - 254; Metazoa - 5533; Fungi - 1360; Plants - 1875; Viruses - 14; Other Eukaryotes - 1977 (source: NCBI BLink).), producing the protein MAGYPTNGSVYVSNLPLGTDENMLADYFGTIGLLKRDKRTGTPKVWLYRDKETDEPKGDATVTYEDPHAALAAVEWFNNKDFHGNTIGVFMAESKNKNAGDAVEFVEFDGGAEETNGGAGRGRGQADSSAKPWQQDGDWMCPNTSCTNVNFAFRGVCNRCGTARPAGASGGSMGAGRGRGRGGGADGGAPGKQPSGAPTGLFGPNDWACPMCGNVNWAKRLKCNICNTNKPGQNEGGVRGGRGGGYKELDEQELEETKRRRREAEEDDGEMYDEFGNLKKKYRVKTNQADTRPAVAAGRAGWEVEELGIDKDGRERSRDRQRDRGRDHHYDKDRRRSRSRERERGKERDYDYDHDRDRDRDYGRERGSRYRN